One window from the genome of Candidatus Didemnitutus sp. encodes:
- a CDS encoding energy transducer TonB, whose translation MAVLAASPASAQQVLCVEHKGQIALVRAVHDGSPQVDVDGKRVTVSRGAKAGLVDAKEFLPFFVSVRNMEARSTYLTLNGSGDINNQFEFHATFESPFYLKDVFFVLELQLEAGKYIFYYEVGELEPRVPKQARVYVPVSFKLGEGRFQLHLFSEGGELLHSEQPPLFRDQVLDRMVRRRLEGVNDAPLRPFIGPAPEYPRAFLKSKIKGEAVVRFRVTRTGLVLSAEVASATAPEFGESALAAVRLWRFLPPVKAGVAVESKAELPFKFTPPAEAK comes from the coding sequence TTGGCTGTGCTGGCCGCCAGCCCGGCATCGGCGCAGCAGGTTCTGTGCGTCGAGCACAAGGGCCAGATTGCGCTCGTGCGCGCGGTGCACGACGGCAGTCCGCAGGTCGACGTCGACGGCAAGCGCGTCACCGTCTCCCGCGGGGCGAAGGCGGGACTGGTCGACGCGAAGGAGTTCCTGCCGTTCTTCGTCTCGGTCCGCAACATGGAGGCGCGGAGCACCTACCTCACGCTCAACGGCAGCGGCGACATCAACAACCAGTTCGAATTCCACGCGACGTTCGAGTCGCCGTTCTATCTCAAGGACGTGTTCTTCGTGCTCGAGCTGCAGCTCGAGGCGGGAAAATACATTTTCTATTACGAGGTCGGCGAGCTCGAGCCGCGCGTGCCGAAACAGGCGCGGGTCTACGTGCCGGTGAGCTTCAAGCTCGGCGAGGGGCGCTTCCAGCTGCACCTGTTTTCCGAGGGCGGCGAGCTGCTGCACTCCGAGCAGCCGCCGCTGTTCCGCGATCAGGTGCTCGACCGGATGGTGCGCCGCCGCCTCGAAGGCGTGAACGACGCGCCGTTGCGGCCGTTCATCGGACCGGCGCCGGAATACCCGCGCGCTTTCCTCAAGAGCAAGATCAAGGGCGAGGCGGTCGTGCGCTTCCGCGTCACGCGCACGGGCCTGGTGCTCAGCGCGGAGGTCGCGTCGGCGACGGCGCCGGAATTCGGCGAGTCCGCGCTCGCGGCGGTGCGGCTGTGGCGCTTCCTGCCGCCGGTGAAGGCCGGCGTCGCGGTGGAGAGCAAGGCGGAGCTGCCGTTCAAATTCACGCCGCCGGCGGAGGCGAAATGA